A part of Peromyscus maniculatus bairdii isolate BWxNUB_F1_BW_parent chromosome 10, HU_Pman_BW_mat_3.1, whole genome shotgun sequence genomic DNA contains:
- the Lcorl gene encoding ligand-dependent nuclear receptor corepressor-like protein isoform X5, producing the protein MDEKCSFCNLQREAVSDCIPSLDSSQSTPTEELSSQGQSHTDKIECQAENYLNALFRKKDLPQNCDPNIPLVAQELMKKMIRQFAIEYISKSGKIQETRNGSIGASLVYKSIQMNQAENCLQDEQEGPLDLTVTRTQEQTAQQGDGVLDLSTKKTSIKSEESSICDPSSENAVAGSTVDAKSEEATKMEKGNSALSKVLESLCIHHHQQVLAMLKFLVQEQNAASICCCNSSCTVSSESQKPMLEDDLHGLFCSCEYRLAERDCLHNERQSPGLVPLPVCIKELHCLSCQTVTVEHIKTVMNRGIENSYNPHRCCCGQLAKNHSTKSAFHSPPLSREVCDLSLSLKDACRSRSPSPPPLSPVETGGVEKWKDIVSELSSLESSKLDTSINQPPSLIPAEISIHRCGHDSKINKTKKSSNSDSVLLDASSNDTTNHGKGETAVIFQDLMDRINEKLKSIETTDTSNLIKLSSTDCDSDNDFKLGDLITSLLHSATASDYSFMELLSQHDKKVENKIIQTRFRKRQQTLFAMHNSPDSPVIRRQSLQIKRELASLDENFLRKRYSEKHSKKLSCNDKMLSLNKEFQPCQEPLKNSKSFQDENHAETQSSPNDAAPLESFDTNMTFDQFSENFKATSSEKMSQRKSPEKCTAEKLTVQNNREKAKLENTQTLLRTDAPGLLSRTKRNIVPPGWYSIYVTNNSVSKKILEGRRVSDSAHSKDPVRDATESLQNRDLNKIAMNSNLQVVVERLEDTINMAQRSWTNQALSEGCKASKKLIETDSKDQNAGTDLTCTLSRMACKNQDLSKSVIASSNKRSYGMPVMDLNKRLDNAKTAPSVESVPTKREGTESSVSNYSSPIKLMFLSEIKSSEGVKYTLTSVSTSQSNAEFASHKHKTHQVIGRKREAKEDIPNTSFEDYSSNHDINCLQIKLNNFNCVQEATPSSTEFTVSLNSDKPQGDSEGKSSGAIDLPYKRKPGRPKKIGPQVVKQIKRPIGRPPKPKTGLTDVSVGQNESLSSGKKSPESLSEVKEGIYGKSIIVTVVYGRSRRTKRCVSEGSMNISNISLNHDVADFAVNSSSLRNTEEYETGCGESLSAVSRLTTESKVFHSDFEYVRPIKSKSVILQASKNIIQPNQKPLSIVRKPGRPAKVKISGISVTVSRISPQEREVCLSSCLPPLEQESVLEKCQEEKLDQQCSKVDKIRHTDVDIFKNESNNNTVASISPKRSIRSRKPLHFLHSLASSGSLTYKNALRHKSCKLHLQKGKSPKKKYRQSSFKLASKGIPGSRCLRKAEKCLEGKKLMPISEVSLDPVISSNPLLRWWATSVSDDSLLEELNNRFEQITNAWVQVNRDEAQTSVHITEHTEGAGFKTANPLETRLLELEVSPVKMLFQKKYNLNELCTWFMQTTETQSLSLVRKANARNPLEVINTKSIKLGMKCCGFNASPFRKHFKKFAVSSPSKSAGKFHILHKMVGSPLLNVKRNFTLARLKRTEFKSLHCERWRREEKPHSHRTVDWNSKRRNLRFFCQNQVLTKRRGETNAEISLSGKSTVSKQWASPPETRVDFPQERAAVHDVTTHASLESQVKSDTKENGAGCGQMDSEKGQRLENVFSNNWRSKTLKDCRIFLRKINCLEHRNTFKLNTIIYSPEPVDSGGNQVQGGESKRFNLRSHSARQNSFKKQNKERENVKANSPASDILTDELGSSQLNKRVNFDKNPDNSEALSKLNKRKRPPWKTTEMSTKRHKGQSCNSGQMAKYCTKSQVDCSPVFSS; encoded by the exons GGGATGGAGTGTTAGATCTCTCTACAAAGAAAACCAGCATAAAATCTGAAGAATCGTCCATATGTGATCCTTCTTCTGAAAATGCAGTTGCTGG ttcaacTGTTGATGCAAAATCAGAGGAAGCTActaaaatggaaaaaggaaactCAGCATTAAGCAAAGTTTTGGAATCTTTGTGCATACATCACCATCAACAAGTTTTGGCTATGTTGAAATTTCTAGTCCAAGAGCAGAATGCTGCTTCTATTTGCTGTTGTAATTCATCATGTACTGTGTCTTCAGAATCTCAAAAACCCATGTTGGAAGATGATTTACATGGTCTGTTCTGTAGCTGTGAATATAGACTGGCAGAAAGAGATTGTTTACACAATGAGAGACAAAGCCCTGGTTTGGTGCCTCTGCCAGTCTGTATTAAAGAATTACATTGTTTGTCTTGTCAAACTGTAACTGTTGAACACATTAAGACAGTAATGAATAGAGGTATTGAAAACAGTTATAATCCACACAGGTGCTGTTGTGGACAGTTAGCAAAGAATCACTCTACAAAATCAGCCTTTCATAGTCCTCCTTTGTCGAGGGAAGTTTGTGATCTTTCACTCAGTCTTAAAGATGCCTGTAGATCTCGAAGCCCCTCACCCCCGCCATTATCACCTGTGGAGACTGGAGGAGTTGAAAAGTGGAAAGACATCGTCTCCGAGCTTTCATCCTTAGAAAGTAGCAAACTTGACACAAGCATTAACCAGCCTCCATCTCTCATACCAGCTGAGATAAGCATTCACAGATGTGGCCAtgacagcaaaataaataaaactaagaagTCCAGTAACTCTGATTCTGTGCTCTTGGATGCCAGCAGTAATGATACCACAAATCATGGAAAGGGTGAAACAGCTGTAATTTTTCAAGATTTAATGGATCggattaatgaaaaattaaaatcaatagaAACCACAGATACATCAAACCTCATAAAATTATCTAGCACTGATTGTGATTCAGATAATGATTTTAAATTGGGAGATTTAATAACATCTCTTTTGCACAGTGCAACAGCCAGTGATTATAGTTTTATGGAATTACTGAGTCAACATGATAAAaaggtagaaaataaaattattcagacAAGATTTCGAAAACGTCAACAAACCTTATTTGCAATGCACAACTCTCCTGATTCACCTGTGATCAGAAGGCAGTCTTTACAGATAAAAAGAGAGCTTGCTAGTCTTGATGAAAACTTTCTGAGAAAAAGGTACAGTGAAAAACATTCAAAAAAATTGTCATGCAATGATAAGATGCTTTCACTGAACAAAGAATTCCAGCCTTGTCAAGaacctttaaaaaattctaaGAGCTTTCAAGATGAAAATCATGCAGAAACACAATCTTCACCAAATGATGCAGCACCTCTTGAGAGTTTTGACACTAACATGACTTTTGATCAATTTTCAGAAAACTTTAAAGCAACTTCATCTGAGAAAATGAGCCAGAGAAAATCACCAGAGAAATGTACAGCTGAAAAATTAACTGTACAAAATAACAGGGAAAAAGCAAAACTAGAAAATACTCAAACACTTTTGAGAACTGATGCTCCTGGTCTTTTGAGCAGAACCAAACGAAATATTGTGCCTCCAGGGTGGTATTCTATATATGTAACAAACAATTCTGTTTCCAAAAAAATCCTTGAGGGCAGACGAGTATCAGACTCTGCTCACAGCAAAGATCCAGTCAGAGATGCAACCGAAAGTCTCCAAAATAGAGACTTAAACAAAATTGCAATGAATTCTAACTTGCAAGTTGTTGTGGAGCGTTTAGAAGACACAATAAATATGGCTCAGAGGTCTTGGACTAATCAAGCACTGTCTGAAGGATGTAAAGCCTCCAAGAAATTGATAGAAACAGATAGTAAAGACCAAAATGCTGGGACAGATTTGACTTGTACTTTAAGCAGAATGGCTTGTAAAAATCAGGATTTATCAAAATCTGTAATAGCATCTAGCAATAAAAGAAGTTATGGGATGCCTGTAATGGATTTGAACAAGAGACTTGATAATGCAAAGACAGCACCCAGTGTTGAAAGTGTGCCAACAAAACGTGAAGGAACTGAAAGTTCTGTTTCTAACTATTCTAGTCCTATTAAACTCATGTTTTTATCCGAGATTAAAAGCAGTGAAGGAGTCAAATACACTTTAACTTCAGTCAGCACTTCACAGTCAAATGCTGAGTTTGCTTCTCACAAACATAAAACCCATCAAGTAattggaaggaaaagagaagcaaaggaagacaTACCAAACACTAGCTTTGAAGATTATAGTTCTAATCATGATATTAACTGCCTTCAAATCAAATTAAACAACTTTAACTGTGTACAAGAGGCTACACCATCATCTACAGAGTTTACTGTCAGTTTAAACAGTGATAAGCCACAAGGAGACTCTGAGGGAAAGTCAAGTGGTGCTATTGATTTACCATATAAAAGAAAGCCAGGGAGGCCTAAAAAAATTGGCCCCCAAGTTGTGAAACAGATTAAACGGCCAATTGGAAGACCACCCAAGCCTAAAACTGGTCTAACAGATGTCAGTGTTGGCCAAAATGAGTCTCTTAGTTCGGGAAAGAAAAGTCCAGAATCTCTATCAGAAGTAAAAGAAGGCATTTATGGAAAGAGTATTATTGTCACTGTTGTTTATGGAAGATCAAGAAGAACCAAGAGATGTGTTTCTGAAGGAAGCATGAATATCAGCAACATCTCACTGAATCATGATGTCGCTGACTTTGCAGTTAACTCTAGTAGCCTCAGAAATACTGAAGAATATGAGACTGGCTGTGGTGAAAGTCTAAGTGCTGTGTCAAGATTGACAACTGAAAGTAAGGTTTTTCATTCTGACTTTGAATATGTTAGACCCATCAAGAGCAAGTCTGTGATCCTTCAGGCTTCCAAGAACATTATTCAACCAAATCAAAAGCCTTTGTCAATTGTTAGGAAGCCTGGTAGACCTGCAAAAGTGAAAATCTCCGGTATATCTGTGACTGTTAGTAGAATTTCACCTCAGGAAAGAGAAGTATGCCTTAGCAGCTGCTTACCTCCTTTAGAACAGGAGTCTGTGTTAGAGAAATGCCAAGAAGAAAAGCTTGACCAACAGTGCAGTAAGGTAGATAAGATCAGGCACACTGATGTTGACATATTTAAGAATGAATCAAATAATAATACTGTTGCTTCTATATCTCCAAAACGTTCGATTAGGTCTAGAAAACCTTTGCATTTCTTACATTCACTTGCATCTTCTGGCTCTCTTACTTATAAAAATGCTCTGCGTCATAAATCATGTAAACTCCATTTGCAGAAAGGCAAAAGTCCAAAGAAAAAATATAGGCAGTCAAGTTTTAAACTAGCTTCCAAAGGTATCCCAGGATCTAGATGTTTAAGGAAAGCAGAAAAATGTTTGGAAGGTAAAAAATTAATGCCCATTTCTGAAGTATCCTTGGACCCTGTTATTTCATCCAATCCTTTACTCAGGTGGTGGGCTACTTCTGTTTCAGATGATTCCTTATTAGAGGAATTGAACAATAGATTTGAACAGATAACAAACGCGTGGGTGCAGGTGAACAGAGATGAAGCTCAAACTTCTGTCCACATAACAGAACACACTGAAGGTGCTGGTTTCAAAACAGCAAACCCTCTGGAAACCCGTCTTCTAGAACTTGAAGTCTCACCTGTCAAAATGCTCTTTCAGAAAAAGTATAATTTGAATGAACTTTGTACCTGGTTTATGCAAACAACAGAAACACAGTCCCTTTCACTTGTTAGAAAAGCAAATGCTCGAAATCCTTTGGAAGTGATAAACACCAAGAGCATTAAGTTAGGGATGAAATGCTGTGGGTTTAATGCTAGCCCCTTCAGGAAGCACTTTAAAAAATTTGCAGTCTCCTCTCCTTCAAAGTCAGCAGGGAAGTTCCACATACTTCATAAAATGGTTGGCTCACCACTCTTAAATGTGAAAAGAAATTTCACACTAGCTAGGTTGAAAAGGACTGAGTTTAAGAGTTTGCACTGTGAAaggtggagaagagaggaaaagccaCACAGTCACAGAACAGTTGATTGGAACTCAAAAAGAAGGAACTTAAGATTTTTCTGCCAGAATCAGGTTTTGACTAAGAGACGGGGAGAGACAAATGCAGAGATATCACTCAGTGGGAAAAGCACAGTAAGTAAGCAGTGGGCCTCCCCACCAGAAACCAGAGTGGATTTTCCTCAGGAGAGGGCAGCAGTTCATGATGTCACAACCCATGCTAGTTTAGAGAGTCAAGTTAAGTCAGACACAAAGGAGAATGGAGCAGGGTGTGGCCAGATGGATTCTGAAAAGggacaaagactagaaaatgtgTTTTCCAATAATTGGAGGTCAAAAACTTTAAAAGACTGTAGAATATTTTTGAGAAAGATCAACTGTCTTGAACACAGAAATACTTTTAAGCTAAATACAATCATTTATTCTCCTGAACCTGTTGACAGTGGAGGTAATCAAGTACAAGGAGGAGAATCAAAGCGTTTTAATTTAAGATCCCATTCAGCAAGGcaaaattcctttaaaaagcaaaataaagagagagaaaatgtcaaAGCAAATAGTCCTGCAAGTGATATACTGACTGATGAACTTGGCAGTAGTCAGTTAAATAAGCGTGTTAACTTTGACAAGAATCCTGATAATTCTGAGGCTCTTAGCAAATTaaacaagagaaaaagaccaCCATGGAAGACCACAGAAATGTCAACTAAAAGACATAAAGGACAGTCTTGCAACAGTGGACAAATGGCAAAATATTGTACAAAATCCCAAGTAG
- the Lcorl gene encoding ligand-dependent nuclear receptor corepressor-like protein isoform X7: MKKMIRQFAIEYISKSGKIQETRNGSIGASLVYKSIQMNQAENCLQDEQEGPLDLTVTRTQEQTAQQGDGVLDLSTKKTSIKSEESSICDPSSENAVAGSTVDAKSEEATKMEKGNSALSKVLESLCIHHHQQVLAMLKFLVQEQNAASICCCNSSCTVSSESQKPMLEDDLHGLFCSCEYRLAERDCLHNERQSPGLVPLPVCIKELHCLSCQTVTVEHIKTVMNRGIENSYNPHRCCCGQLAKNHSTKSAFHSPPLSREVCDLSLSLKDACRSRSPSPPPLSPVETGGVEKWKDIVSELSSLESSKLDTSINQPPSLIPAEISIHRCGHDSKINKTKKSSNSDSVLLDASSNDTTNHGKGETAVIFQDLMDRINEKLKSIETTDTSNLIKLSSTDCDSDNDFKLGDLITSLLHSATASDYSFMELLSQHDKKVENKIIQTRFRKRQQTLFAMHNSPDSPVIRRQSLQIKRELASLDENFLRKRYSEKHSKKLSCNDKMLSLNKEFQPCQEPLKNSKSFQDENHAETQSSPNDAAPLESFDTNMTFDQFSENFKATSSEKMSQRKSPEKCTAEKLTVQNNREKAKLENTQTLLRTDAPGLLSRTKRNIVPPGWYSIYVTNNSVSKKILEGRRVSDSAHSKDPVRDATESLQNRDLNKIAMNSNLQVVVERLEDTINMAQRSWTNQALSEGCKASKKLIETDSKDQNAGTDLTCTLSRMACKNQDLSKSVIASSNKRSYGMPVMDLNKRLDNAKTAPSVESVPTKREGTESSVSNYSSPIKLMFLSEIKSSEGVKYTLTSVSTSQSNAEFASHKHKTHQVIGRKREAKEDIPNTSFEDYSSNHDINCLQIKLNNFNCVQEATPSSTEFTVSLNSDKPQGDSEGKSSGAIDLPYKRKPGRPKKIGPQVVKQIKRPIGRPPKPKTGLTDVSVGQNESLSSGKKSPESLSEVKEGIYGKSIIVTVVYGRSRRTKRCVSEGSMNISNISLNHDVADFAVNSSSLRNTEEYETGCGESLSAVSRLTTESKVFHSDFEYVRPIKSKSVILQASKNIIQPNQKPLSIVRKPGRPAKVKISGISVTVSRISPQEREVCLSSCLPPLEQESVLEKCQEEKLDQQCSKVDKIRHTDVDIFKNESNNNTVASISPKRSIRSRKPLHFLHSLASSGSLTYKNALRHKSCKLHLQKGKSPKKKYRQSSFKLASKGIPGSRCLRKAEKCLEGKKLMPISEVSLDPVISSNPLLRWWATSVSDDSLLEELNNRFEQITNAWVQVNRDEAQTSVHITEHTEGAGFKTANPLETRLLELEVSPVKMLFQKKYNLNELCTWFMQTTETQSLSLVRKANARNPLEVINTKSIKLGMKCCGFNASPFRKHFKKFAVSSPSKSAGKFHILHKMVGSPLLNVKRNFTLARLKRTEFKSLHCERWRREEKPHSHRTVDWNSKRRNLRFFCQNQVLTKRRGETNAEISLSGKSTVSKQWASPPETRVDFPQERAAVHDVTTHASLESQVKSDTKENGAGCGQMDSEKGQRLENVFSNNWRSKTLKDCRIFLRKINCLEHRNTFKLNTIIYSPEPVDSGGNQVQGGESKRFNLRSHSARQNSFKKQNKERENVKANSPASDILTDELGSSQLNKRVNFDKNPDNSEALSKLNKRKRPPWKTTEMSTKRHKGQSCNSGQMAKYCTKSQVDCSPVFSS, translated from the exons GGGATGGAGTGTTAGATCTCTCTACAAAGAAAACCAGCATAAAATCTGAAGAATCGTCCATATGTGATCCTTCTTCTGAAAATGCAGTTGCTGG ttcaacTGTTGATGCAAAATCAGAGGAAGCTActaaaatggaaaaaggaaactCAGCATTAAGCAAAGTTTTGGAATCTTTGTGCATACATCACCATCAACAAGTTTTGGCTATGTTGAAATTTCTAGTCCAAGAGCAGAATGCTGCTTCTATTTGCTGTTGTAATTCATCATGTACTGTGTCTTCAGAATCTCAAAAACCCATGTTGGAAGATGATTTACATGGTCTGTTCTGTAGCTGTGAATATAGACTGGCAGAAAGAGATTGTTTACACAATGAGAGACAAAGCCCTGGTTTGGTGCCTCTGCCAGTCTGTATTAAAGAATTACATTGTTTGTCTTGTCAAACTGTAACTGTTGAACACATTAAGACAGTAATGAATAGAGGTATTGAAAACAGTTATAATCCACACAGGTGCTGTTGTGGACAGTTAGCAAAGAATCACTCTACAAAATCAGCCTTTCATAGTCCTCCTTTGTCGAGGGAAGTTTGTGATCTTTCACTCAGTCTTAAAGATGCCTGTAGATCTCGAAGCCCCTCACCCCCGCCATTATCACCTGTGGAGACTGGAGGAGTTGAAAAGTGGAAAGACATCGTCTCCGAGCTTTCATCCTTAGAAAGTAGCAAACTTGACACAAGCATTAACCAGCCTCCATCTCTCATACCAGCTGAGATAAGCATTCACAGATGTGGCCAtgacagcaaaataaataaaactaagaagTCCAGTAACTCTGATTCTGTGCTCTTGGATGCCAGCAGTAATGATACCACAAATCATGGAAAGGGTGAAACAGCTGTAATTTTTCAAGATTTAATGGATCggattaatgaaaaattaaaatcaatagaAACCACAGATACATCAAACCTCATAAAATTATCTAGCACTGATTGTGATTCAGATAATGATTTTAAATTGGGAGATTTAATAACATCTCTTTTGCACAGTGCAACAGCCAGTGATTATAGTTTTATGGAATTACTGAGTCAACATGATAAAaaggtagaaaataaaattattcagacAAGATTTCGAAAACGTCAACAAACCTTATTTGCAATGCACAACTCTCCTGATTCACCTGTGATCAGAAGGCAGTCTTTACAGATAAAAAGAGAGCTTGCTAGTCTTGATGAAAACTTTCTGAGAAAAAGGTACAGTGAAAAACATTCAAAAAAATTGTCATGCAATGATAAGATGCTTTCACTGAACAAAGAATTCCAGCCTTGTCAAGaacctttaaaaaattctaaGAGCTTTCAAGATGAAAATCATGCAGAAACACAATCTTCACCAAATGATGCAGCACCTCTTGAGAGTTTTGACACTAACATGACTTTTGATCAATTTTCAGAAAACTTTAAAGCAACTTCATCTGAGAAAATGAGCCAGAGAAAATCACCAGAGAAATGTACAGCTGAAAAATTAACTGTACAAAATAACAGGGAAAAAGCAAAACTAGAAAATACTCAAACACTTTTGAGAACTGATGCTCCTGGTCTTTTGAGCAGAACCAAACGAAATATTGTGCCTCCAGGGTGGTATTCTATATATGTAACAAACAATTCTGTTTCCAAAAAAATCCTTGAGGGCAGACGAGTATCAGACTCTGCTCACAGCAAAGATCCAGTCAGAGATGCAACCGAAAGTCTCCAAAATAGAGACTTAAACAAAATTGCAATGAATTCTAACTTGCAAGTTGTTGTGGAGCGTTTAGAAGACACAATAAATATGGCTCAGAGGTCTTGGACTAATCAAGCACTGTCTGAAGGATGTAAAGCCTCCAAGAAATTGATAGAAACAGATAGTAAAGACCAAAATGCTGGGACAGATTTGACTTGTACTTTAAGCAGAATGGCTTGTAAAAATCAGGATTTATCAAAATCTGTAATAGCATCTAGCAATAAAAGAAGTTATGGGATGCCTGTAATGGATTTGAACAAGAGACTTGATAATGCAAAGACAGCACCCAGTGTTGAAAGTGTGCCAACAAAACGTGAAGGAACTGAAAGTTCTGTTTCTAACTATTCTAGTCCTATTAAACTCATGTTTTTATCCGAGATTAAAAGCAGTGAAGGAGTCAAATACACTTTAACTTCAGTCAGCACTTCACAGTCAAATGCTGAGTTTGCTTCTCACAAACATAAAACCCATCAAGTAattggaaggaaaagagaagcaaaggaagacaTACCAAACACTAGCTTTGAAGATTATAGTTCTAATCATGATATTAACTGCCTTCAAATCAAATTAAACAACTTTAACTGTGTACAAGAGGCTACACCATCATCTACAGAGTTTACTGTCAGTTTAAACAGTGATAAGCCACAAGGAGACTCTGAGGGAAAGTCAAGTGGTGCTATTGATTTACCATATAAAAGAAAGCCAGGGAGGCCTAAAAAAATTGGCCCCCAAGTTGTGAAACAGATTAAACGGCCAATTGGAAGACCACCCAAGCCTAAAACTGGTCTAACAGATGTCAGTGTTGGCCAAAATGAGTCTCTTAGTTCGGGAAAGAAAAGTCCAGAATCTCTATCAGAAGTAAAAGAAGGCATTTATGGAAAGAGTATTATTGTCACTGTTGTTTATGGAAGATCAAGAAGAACCAAGAGATGTGTTTCTGAAGGAAGCATGAATATCAGCAACATCTCACTGAATCATGATGTCGCTGACTTTGCAGTTAACTCTAGTAGCCTCAGAAATACTGAAGAATATGAGACTGGCTGTGGTGAAAGTCTAAGTGCTGTGTCAAGATTGACAACTGAAAGTAAGGTTTTTCATTCTGACTTTGAATATGTTAGACCCATCAAGAGCAAGTCTGTGATCCTTCAGGCTTCCAAGAACATTATTCAACCAAATCAAAAGCCTTTGTCAATTGTTAGGAAGCCTGGTAGACCTGCAAAAGTGAAAATCTCCGGTATATCTGTGACTGTTAGTAGAATTTCACCTCAGGAAAGAGAAGTATGCCTTAGCAGCTGCTTACCTCCTTTAGAACAGGAGTCTGTGTTAGAGAAATGCCAAGAAGAAAAGCTTGACCAACAGTGCAGTAAGGTAGATAAGATCAGGCACACTGATGTTGACATATTTAAGAATGAATCAAATAATAATACTGTTGCTTCTATATCTCCAAAACGTTCGATTAGGTCTAGAAAACCTTTGCATTTCTTACATTCACTTGCATCTTCTGGCTCTCTTACTTATAAAAATGCTCTGCGTCATAAATCATGTAAACTCCATTTGCAGAAAGGCAAAAGTCCAAAGAAAAAATATAGGCAGTCAAGTTTTAAACTAGCTTCCAAAGGTATCCCAGGATCTAGATGTTTAAGGAAAGCAGAAAAATGTTTGGAAGGTAAAAAATTAATGCCCATTTCTGAAGTATCCTTGGACCCTGTTATTTCATCCAATCCTTTACTCAGGTGGTGGGCTACTTCTGTTTCAGATGATTCCTTATTAGAGGAATTGAACAATAGATTTGAACAGATAACAAACGCGTGGGTGCAGGTGAACAGAGATGAAGCTCAAACTTCTGTCCACATAACAGAACACACTGAAGGTGCTGGTTTCAAAACAGCAAACCCTCTGGAAACCCGTCTTCTAGAACTTGAAGTCTCACCTGTCAAAATGCTCTTTCAGAAAAAGTATAATTTGAATGAACTTTGTACCTGGTTTATGCAAACAACAGAAACACAGTCCCTTTCACTTGTTAGAAAAGCAAATGCTCGAAATCCTTTGGAAGTGATAAACACCAAGAGCATTAAGTTAGGGATGAAATGCTGTGGGTTTAATGCTAGCCCCTTCAGGAAGCACTTTAAAAAATTTGCAGTCTCCTCTCCTTCAAAGTCAGCAGGGAAGTTCCACATACTTCATAAAATGGTTGGCTCACCACTCTTAAATGTGAAAAGAAATTTCACACTAGCTAGGTTGAAAAGGACTGAGTTTAAGAGTTTGCACTGTGAAaggtggagaagagaggaaaagccaCACAGTCACAGAACAGTTGATTGGAACTCAAAAAGAAGGAACTTAAGATTTTTCTGCCAGAATCAGGTTTTGACTAAGAGACGGGGAGAGACAAATGCAGAGATATCACTCAGTGGGAAAAGCACAGTAAGTAAGCAGTGGGCCTCCCCACCAGAAACCAGAGTGGATTTTCCTCAGGAGAGGGCAGCAGTTCATGATGTCACAACCCATGCTAGTTTAGAGAGTCAAGTTAAGTCAGACACAAAGGAGAATGGAGCAGGGTGTGGCCAGATGGATTCTGAAAAGggacaaagactagaaaatgtgTTTTCCAATAATTGGAGGTCAAAAACTTTAAAAGACTGTAGAATATTTTTGAGAAAGATCAACTGTCTTGAACACAGAAATACTTTTAAGCTAAATACAATCATTTATTCTCCTGAACCTGTTGACAGTGGAGGTAATCAAGTACAAGGAGGAGAATCAAAGCGTTTTAATTTAAGATCCCATTCAGCAAGGcaaaattcctttaaaaagcaaaataaagagagagaaaatgtcaaAGCAAATAGTCCTGCAAGTGATATACTGACTGATGAACTTGGCAGTAGTCAGTTAAATAAGCGTGTTAACTTTGACAAGAATCCTGATAATTCTGAGGCTCTTAGCAAATTaaacaagagaaaaagaccaCCATGGAAGACCACAGAAATGTCAACTAAAAGACATAAAGGACAGTCTTGCAACAGTGGACAAATGGCAAAATATTGTACAAAATCCCAAGTAG